One window of Novosphingobium sp. P6W genomic DNA carries:
- a CDS encoding RNA polymerase sigma factor gives MTAEPSSAGLEAAFLENREKLVRFLRARGAGEAAEDLVQEVWLKIAASSAGPVASPLSYLFRTADLLMIDRFRSQRQAGARDRDWSDVNAGDPPGVSAEPSAERRIAAAQEAANVLALLDGLGPRIAAIFRRHRIDGAPQKTIAADMNISLSTVESDLRVAYRALAEWKERAP, from the coding sequence GTGACAGCAGAACCCTCCAGTGCCGGGCTTGAAGCGGCTTTTCTCGAGAACCGGGAGAAGCTGGTCCGATTCTTGCGCGCTCGCGGCGCGGGCGAGGCGGCGGAGGATCTGGTGCAGGAAGTATGGCTCAAGATTGCCGCAAGCAGCGCCGGCCCGGTCGCCTCGCCGCTGTCCTACCTGTTCCGCACCGCCGACCTTTTGATGATCGACCGCTTCCGCTCGCAACGGCAGGCCGGTGCGCGTGACCGCGACTGGAGCGACGTCAACGCCGGTGATCCTCCTGGCGTCTCTGCCGAACCATCGGCCGAACGCCGCATTGCCGCTGCACAGGAGGCCGCCAACGTATTGGCGCTGCTGGACGGTCTTGGCCCTCGCATCGCCGCGATCTTCCGCCGCCACCGCATCGACGGAGCGCCGCAGAAGACCATCGCCGCAGACATGAATATCAGCCTGAGCACAGTGGAAAGCGACCTTCGCGTCGCCTATCGCGCACTGGCCGAATGGAAGGAACGCGCGCCATGA
- a CDS encoding FecR domain-containing protein — protein sequence MASDGTIQEQALDWAVRAGDPAFADWEAFTFWLEADPAHTRAYDEVTAAVSDAAGLAAASGPANDDIVEEYAPALRPKRMWLGGAVAACLALVGAVWIFQGEQRDLYTVETALGETRAVTLDAGTRIELAGGTAVVFDRNDHRFAQLDKGQALFTVRHDEANPFTVTVGDKQLVDIGTVFDVRHDDKGLSVAVSEGAVQFDPAGADVRVSPGEVLRASDAAYTVSKIAAAQVGEWREGRLTFEAASPTEVAAQLRRATGIDYAAAPGGSGNISGSILVAPLRKDPAAIGPLLGLSVKAQGNRWVIGAN from the coding sequence ATGGCGAGTGACGGCACGATACAGGAACAGGCGCTGGACTGGGCAGTGCGCGCGGGCGACCCCGCGTTCGCCGACTGGGAAGCGTTCACCTTCTGGCTGGAGGCCGACCCGGCCCACACGCGCGCTTATGACGAGGTGACCGCTGCCGTAAGCGATGCCGCTGGCCTCGCCGCCGCATCCGGCCCCGCCAACGACGATATCGTTGAGGAATATGCCCCTGCCTTGCGGCCAAAGCGTATGTGGCTGGGCGGCGCGGTCGCGGCCTGCCTTGCACTGGTGGGCGCGGTCTGGATATTCCAGGGCGAGCAGCGCGATCTCTACACGGTCGAGACTGCGCTGGGCGAAACCCGCGCGGTGACGCTGGACGCTGGCACGCGTATCGAACTGGCGGGCGGCACCGCCGTCGTCTTCGACCGTAACGACCACCGCTTCGCGCAGCTCGACAAGGGCCAGGCGCTGTTCACCGTGCGACACGACGAAGCGAACCCCTTCACGGTGACGGTAGGCGACAAACAGCTTGTCGACATCGGCACCGTCTTCGACGTGCGCCACGATGATAAGGGCCTCAGCGTCGCCGTGTCCGAGGGCGCGGTGCAGTTCGATCCGGCCGGAGCGGATGTGCGCGTCTCGCCGGGCGAAGTCCTGCGTGCCTCCGACGCGGCCTACACGGTGTCGAAGATCGCGGCCGCTCAAGTCGGCGAATGGCGCGAAGGCCGCCTGACCTTCGAAGCCGCATCGCCCACCGAAGTCGCGGCGCAACTGAGGCGCGCGACCGGCATCGACTATGCCGCCGCGCCTGGGGGCAGCGGTAATATCTCCGGCTCGATCCTGGTCGCGCCGCTGCGCAAGGACCCCGCCGCCATCGGGCCGCTGCTCGGGCTGTCGGTGAAGGCGCAGGGCAATCGCTGGGTGATAGGCGCCAACTAA
- a CDS encoding TonB-dependent receptor — protein sequence MRRAPLILAAMLATPLALPAAAFAQDVAVSTRAGTMGDVAIELARQTGSSIVVADPQIARRTVAGLRGRMAPAEAVRRLARSAGGRAVAVGPGAWRIEAAPAPRRAAPRPAPSQARGPSPTDETAAKPIVVIASKRDLAIGQIPGQVSILDGASLEAGGIGGTEKITQRLATVTSTHLGSGRNKLFIRGIADSSFTGPTQATVGQYLGDLRLTYNAPDPDLRLSDMARVEVLEGPQGTLYGAGSLGGIIRLVPNVPVMGETSGSAALGGLLTQHGSPGGDGAATVNLPVNDDIAFRANFDAATLGGYIDKPLLGRNDVNRTRILGGRASLRALLAPDWTVDLIGLGQSTHARDSQYATRYAEPPLTSDAQVREGSDADYAMGQFVISGRIGDIRVRSTTGAVRQHLEERYDASLSADAPRVFAQENRTRMIAHETRLWQPERGGFSWIVGASYTHNRTVLRRGFETDVSTTAATGVRNTIDEATLYAEASLRIRPGLTATAGGRVTHSRLSGAGEDVIPADAAFVAMARREMTADRSATTVLPSVALNAELLRDTALYMRYQEGFRPGGFAIESDFVRRFKGDRTGTWEFGVRHGRPGAGVFDVAASISFTRWRDIQADFIDNSGLPSTANIGDGRVWSASVSGGVQLMTGLRIEAGATWNRSKVDTPPTELLALVARSAPAYDVAGMSLVDATLARSMQVPNIAQFSGRIGIGWSRDLGERLRLNANSWASYVGESRLGIGPELGQPQGDYLDSGADIRVGTERYGVTMAVNNLTNSRGNRFSLGTPFGTGRDQVTPLRPRTVRLGLDARF from the coding sequence ATGCGGCGGGCGCCCCTGATCCTGGCGGCCATGCTGGCCACGCCGCTGGCTTTGCCGGCAGCCGCCTTCGCGCAGGACGTAGCCGTCTCCACGCGCGCGGGAACGATGGGCGATGTCGCCATCGAACTGGCGCGGCAGACCGGATCGAGCATCGTCGTCGCCGACCCGCAGATCGCACGGCGCACGGTAGCCGGCCTGCGCGGCAGGATGGCTCCTGCCGAGGCCGTGCGCCGCCTTGCCCGCTCAGCGGGAGGACGCGCGGTTGCAGTCGGCCCCGGCGCGTGGCGGATCGAGGCTGCGCCTGCGCCCCGCCGCGCCGCGCCGCGCCCCGCACCTTCGCAGGCGCGCGGCCCCTCGCCCACGGATGAGACGGCGGCCAAACCCATCGTCGTGATCGCCTCCAAACGCGATCTTGCGATCGGGCAGATTCCGGGTCAGGTTTCGATCCTCGACGGTGCCTCGCTGGAAGCCGGCGGTATCGGCGGCACCGAGAAGATCACCCAGCGCCTCGCCACCGTCACTTCCACCCACTTGGGCAGCGGGCGCAACAAGCTGTTCATCCGGGGCATCGCCGATTCCAGCTTCACCGGGCCGACGCAGGCAACCGTAGGCCAATACCTTGGCGACCTGCGCCTTACCTACAACGCCCCAGACCCGGACCTGCGCTTGTCCGACATGGCCCGCGTCGAAGTGCTGGAGGGGCCGCAGGGCACGCTCTACGGCGCGGGATCGCTGGGCGGGATCATCCGCCTTGTTCCCAATGTCCCGGTCATGGGGGAGACCAGCGGATCGGCCGCGCTCGGCGGTTTGCTGACCCAGCACGGCTCGCCCGGCGGCGACGGCGCGGCGACCGTCAACCTGCCGGTGAATGACGACATCGCCTTTCGCGCCAACTTCGATGCGGCGACGCTGGGCGGCTATATCGACAAGCCGCTGCTGGGCCGCAACGACGTCAACCGCACCCGCATCCTCGGCGGGCGGGCCAGCCTGCGCGCGCTACTTGCGCCGGACTGGACGGTCGATCTGATCGGTCTGGGCCAGTCCACCCATGCCCGCGACAGCCAGTACGCCACCCGCTATGCCGAGCCGCCGCTGACCAGCGATGCGCAGGTGCGCGAAGGCTCCGACGCGGACTATGCGATGGGGCAGTTCGTGATTTCGGGACGGATCGGCGACATCCGCGTGCGCTCCACCACCGGGGCGGTGCGCCAGCATCTGGAGGAGCGTTACGACGCCAGCCTTTCCGCCGATGCGCCGCGCGTGTTCGCGCAGGAAAACCGCACCCGCATGATCGCGCACGAAACCCGCCTGTGGCAACCCGAGCGCGGCGGCTTCAGCTGGATCGTCGGCGCCAGCTATACCCACAACCGCACCGTCCTGCGGCGCGGGTTCGAGACCGACGTGTCCACCACCGCCGCGACCGGGGTGCGCAACACCATCGATGAGGCCACGCTCTATGCCGAGGCCAGCCTGCGCATCCGCCCCGGCCTGACGGCCACGGCAGGCGGGCGCGTCACCCATTCGCGGCTCAGCGGGGCCGGCGAGGACGTGATCCCCGCCGACGCCGCCTTCGTCGCCATGGCCCGCAGGGAAATGACGGCGGATCGCAGCGCCACAACGGTCCTGCCCTCGGTCGCGCTGAACGCCGAACTACTGCGCGATACCGCGCTCTACATGCGCTATCAGGAGGGCTTCCGGCCCGGCGGCTTCGCGATCGAGAGCGATTTCGTCCGCCGCTTCAAGGGCGACCGCACCGGGACCTGGGAATTCGGCGTGCGCCACGGACGGCCCGGCGCAGGGGTTTTCGATGTTGCCGCCAGCATATCCTTCACCCGCTGGCGTGATATCCAGGCGGATTTCATCGACAATTCCGGCCTGCCCTCCACCGCCAACATCGGTGACGGGCGGGTCTGGTCGGCCAGCGTGAGCGGCGGGGTCCAGCTCATGACGGGCCTGCGCATCGAGGCCGGGGCGACCTGGAACCGGAGCAAGGTCGATACGCCGCCCACCGAACTCCTCGCGCTGGTGGCGCGGTCTGCGCCGGCATACGACGTCGCGGGCATGAGCCTTGTCGATGCCACGCTGGCACGCTCGATGCAGGTGCCGAATATCGCGCAGTTCTCGGGCCGGATCGGCATCGGGTGGAGCCGGGATCTGGGCGAACGCCTGCGCCTTAACGCCAACAGCTGGGCCAGCTATGTGGGCGAATCGCGGCTCGGCATCGGGCCGGAGCTGGGGCAGCCTCAGGGCGATTACCTTGACAGCGGGGCGGATATTCGGGTGGGCACAGAGCGTTACGGCGTGACAATGGCGGTGAACAACCTCACCAATTCACGCGGCAATCGCTTCTCGCTGGGCACGCCTTTCGGGACCGGACGCGATCAGGTGACGCCGCTGAGACCGCGCACGGTCAGGCTAGGGCTGGATGCGCGGTTTTAG
- a CDS encoding transporter: MPRYLSAKTLLATTALLAISAAAHAEDVKTKGTSPLKTSTIKAGAADAINVTKDGGVTLTSGTAITQDTGHAVSNAGTLSISNANGAVGIDALAGVNGDIVNTGTITVDEPYVPADTDKDGDLDGPFALGSNRYGIRTQGDHAGKITQSGTITVKGNDSAGIALGGKLTGAFTHDGTTTVLGDRTVGVSAQAIDGNVRLAGSVSAQGKDAIGARFAGDVNGAMVIQGTIAATGYRYTTPPADPSKLDADDLLQGGSALIVEGNVSGGIILAVAPKADPAKPDSDADGIDDAKEGNAKVVSYGSAPAMQIGATDRAVTIGPVAGTASQFGLIIDGSVDGQGLYAGAAANGLVIGGRGGAVSIANGIGVSGTVNATANGASATALRIGAGAATPQLQNTGTISATGGNTAGALATAVRVDAGGTLPTIRNSGTIKAVAGEKGSATAISDASGTVNLIENAGTISATGAKASTEVPGARNIAIDLTAATGNVTIRQTQVASGITAPAIVGDVRLGGGNDLLDLADGTLTGNVSFGGGNNTLGLSGDAVQTGAVSFGAGNDTISLAGTSAYSGALDFGGGADVLNLAGTARFSGSIANSSQLAVKVAGGVLDINKPASIASLDVGAAGVVLVTLDKTAGAGSAYAVSGNANFAEGSKLAIRLADVATAEGSYQVLTAGNLTGRDKLATNTDLVPFLFKAELDKQAAANTIVVDVSRRTVSELGLNRSGAAAYDAVFEVLGKDEKVGDVFLGITDGDQFRAAVGQLLPDHAGGAFEGLSLGTRALARQMQDPQGPITRSGRFTTSLNMAVWGSDRKTGQSAAYKLSGYAWSATGEYETTMGRFGATVAYLWNNHKNGQVSEVDSTAFELAAHWRGKFGPLSAFARGSYGKADFDGKRTFTGAIGTETVNRRMDASWKGDFVTASGGAAYEGGGQFFFFRPGVTVDYLRLKENGYTEKGGEKLNLTVDARTSDELAVNPSMTVGVDFLGMRAKDENWLRMETEGGWREIVKGGLGATTAHFDGGKDFTVTGDDATSGWFARLRAIGGSAGFTMGGEVSAEDRHGRVDLALRASVSVGW, from the coding sequence ATGCCTCGCTACCTGTCTGCCAAGACGCTTCTCGCCACCACCGCGCTGCTGGCGATCTCCGCCGCCGCGCATGCGGAAGACGTGAAGACCAAGGGGACCTCCCCGCTCAAGACCTCGACCATCAAGGCCGGCGCGGCCGACGCCATCAACGTCACCAAGGACGGCGGCGTCACGCTCACCAGCGGCACCGCGATCACGCAGGACACGGGCCACGCCGTCTCCAACGCAGGCACCCTTTCCATCAGCAACGCCAACGGCGCGGTCGGCATCGATGCACTGGCGGGCGTGAACGGAGACATCGTCAACACCGGCACGATCACCGTCGACGAACCCTATGTACCGGCCGACACCGACAAGGACGGCGACCTCGACGGTCCCTTCGCGCTCGGCTCGAACCGTTATGGCATCCGTACCCAGGGCGACCACGCCGGCAAGATCACCCAGAGCGGCACGATCACCGTCAAGGGCAACGATTCCGCCGGCATCGCGCTGGGCGGCAAGCTGACTGGCGCCTTCACTCATGACGGCACCACCACTGTGCTGGGTGACCGCACCGTAGGCGTCTCGGCGCAGGCCATCGACGGCAACGTGCGCCTTGCCGGCTCGGTTTCAGCGCAGGGCAAGGACGCCATCGGCGCGCGCTTCGCCGGTGACGTGAACGGCGCCATGGTGATCCAGGGGACCATCGCCGCGACCGGCTACCGCTACACCACCCCGCCCGCCGACCCATCCAAGCTCGACGCCGACGACCTGCTGCAGGGCGGCTCGGCACTGATCGTCGAGGGTAACGTCAGCGGCGGCATCATCCTTGCCGTCGCGCCCAAGGCCGACCCGGCCAAGCCCGATTCGGACGCCGACGGCATCGACGACGCCAAGGAAGGCAACGCCAAGGTCGTCTCCTACGGCTCCGCCCCCGCGATGCAGATCGGCGCTACCGACCGCGCCGTCACCATCGGCCCGGTCGCCGGAACCGCCAGCCAGTTCGGCCTCATCATCGACGGCTCCGTCGACGGCCAGGGCCTTTACGCGGGCGCGGCCGCCAATGGCCTGGTCATCGGCGGACGCGGCGGCGCGGTGAGCATCGCCAACGGCATCGGTGTTTCGGGAACGGTGAACGCTACCGCGAACGGCGCCAGCGCCACCGCCCTGCGCATCGGCGCGGGCGCGGCGACGCCGCAGCTCCAGAACACCGGCACCATCTCGGCCACCGGCGGCAATACGGCCGGCGCCCTTGCCACTGCCGTACGCGTCGATGCGGGTGGCACCCTGCCGACGATCCGCAACAGCGGCACGATCAAGGCCGTAGCGGGCGAAAAGGGATCGGCGACCGCCATCTCCGACGCCAGCGGCACGGTGAACCTGATCGAGAACGCCGGGACCATCTCCGCCACCGGCGCCAAGGCCAGCACCGAGGTTCCCGGCGCACGCAACATCGCCATCGACCTGACCGCCGCCACCGGCAATGTCACCATCAGGCAGACGCAGGTCGCCTCGGGCATAACCGCACCCGCCATCGTCGGCGACGTAAGGCTGGGCGGCGGCAACGACCTGCTCGATCTGGCCGACGGCACGCTGACCGGCAACGTCAGCTTCGGCGGCGGCAACAACACGCTGGGCCTTTCGGGTGATGCGGTGCAGACCGGCGCGGTGAGCTTTGGCGCCGGCAACGACACGATCTCGCTCGCCGGAACCAGCGCCTATAGCGGAGCGCTCGATTTCGGCGGCGGCGCCGATGTGCTGAACCTTGCCGGCACGGCACGCTTCAGCGGCTCGATCGCCAATTCCTCGCAGCTTGCGGTCAAGGTCGCGGGCGGCGTGCTGGATATCAACAAGCCCGCCTCGATCGCCTCGCTCGACGTCGGCGCGGCCGGCGTGGTGCTGGTCACGCTCGACAAGACTGCCGGGGCCGGCTCTGCCTACGCCGTTTCAGGCAATGCCAACTTCGCGGAAGGCTCAAAGCTGGCGATCCGCCTTGCCGATGTCGCCACGGCAGAGGGCAGCTATCAGGTCCTCACCGCCGGCAACCTGACCGGGCGCGACAAGCTGGCCACCAACACCGACCTCGTGCCCTTCCTGTTCAAGGCCGAGCTGGACAAGCAAGCCGCCGCCAACACCATCGTCGTCGACGTATCGCGCCGCACGGTCAGCGAACTGGGCCTCAACCGCTCAGGCGCGGCGGCTTATGATGCGGTGTTCGAGGTGCTGGGCAAGGACGAAAAGGTCGGCGACGTGTTCCTCGGCATCACCGACGGCGACCAGTTCCGCGCCGCCGTGGGCCAGCTTCTGCCCGACCATGCGGGCGGCGCCTTCGAGGGGCTGAGCCTGGGCACCCGCGCCCTCGCCCGCCAGATGCAGGACCCGCAGGGCCCCATCACCCGGAGTGGCCGCTTCACCACCTCGCTCAACATGGCGGTATGGGGCAGCGACCGAAAGACCGGCCAGAGCGCGGCCTACAAGCTGAGCGGCTACGCGTGGTCCGCCACCGGCGAATACGAAACCACGATGGGCCGCTTTGGCGCCACGGTCGCCTACCTGTGGAACAACCACAAGAACGGCCAGGTATCCGAGGTGGACTCCACCGCGTTCGAGCTGGCAGCGCACTGGCGCGGCAAATTCGGTCCCCTGAGCGCCTTCGCGCGCGGCTCGTATGGCAAGGCCGACTTCGACGGGAAGCGCACCTTCACCGGCGCCATCGGCACCGAGACGGTGAACCGCAGGATGGATGCCAGCTGGAAGGGCGATTTCGTGACTGCCAGCGGCGGCGCGGCCTATGAAGGCGGCGGCCAGTTCTTCTTCTTCCGGCCCGGCGTCACCGTCGACTACCTGCGCCTGAAGGAGAACGGCTACACCGAAAAGGGCGGCGAGAAGCTGAACCTCACCGTCGATGCACGCACCAGCGACGAACTGGCGGTGAACCCCAGCATGACCGTGGGCGTCGATTTCCTGGGCATGCGCGCCAAGGACGAAAACTGGCTGCGCATGGAAACCGAGGGCGGCTGGCGCGAAATCGTCAAGGGCGGCCTGGGCGCAACCACCGCGCACTTCGACGGCGGCAAGGACTTCACCGTCACCGGCGACGACGCCACGAGCGGTTGGTTCGCGCGCCTTCGTGCGATCGGCGGGTCGGCCGGCTTCACGATGGGCGGAGAAGTTTCCGCCGAAGACCGTCACGGGCGGGTCGATCTGGCCCTGCGCGCGTCGGTCTCGGTGGGCTGGTAA
- a CDS encoding DUF6438 domain-containing protein — protein sequence MRAIFVAAVVLGTGLLICCTPRVQSGAPTLPATAQRGEEIRISRGPCFGFCPIYTLAVTPAGRIDFKGERHTAVLGQRAHSVGRAKYEDMRRALAPLRPETGVETEFVCKVAVSDMSQLTLEWIAADGTRTALTYGMGCRDPEGAAIMRTVEEQLHMLEVAEWAAQKTWPGDTRG from the coding sequence ATGCGCGCGATATTCGTCGCCGCTGTCGTCCTGGGCACCGGACTGCTGATATGCTGCACCCCCCGCGTGCAGTCCGGTGCCCCCACGCTTCCCGCTACGGCCCAGCGAGGAGAGGAAATCCGCATCTCGCGCGGGCCGTGCTTCGGGTTCTGCCCGATCTACACCCTTGCGGTGACCCCGGCCGGGCGGATCGATTTCAAGGGCGAGCGGCACACCGCCGTCCTTGGCCAGCGCGCGCATTCGGTGGGCCGCGCGAAGTACGAGGATATGCGCCGCGCCCTGGCACCGCTGCGGCCCGAAACCGGCGTTGAAACGGAGTTTGTGTGCAAGGTCGCCGTCAGCGACATGTCGCAGCTGACCCTGGAATGGATCGCGGCCGACGGTACGCGCACGGCGTTGACCTACGGCATGGGCTGCCGCGACCCCGAAGGCGCCGCCATCATGCGCACCGTCGAGGAGCAGCTGCACATGCTGGAAGTCGCCGAATGGGCCGCGCAGAAGACATGGCCGGGTGATACCCGCGGATAA
- a CDS encoding nuclear transport factor 2 family protein, whose translation MSDGAIAALIAKARLGELVAEYGRLIDWLDWDRLGDVFWPESMFDFGMFKGDFGEYRKFVAELEEGYSRRLHMFAMPAITLTGEQARIDAGCVIVCRTDDPAPGIDDTFWGRYLFTAECRAGEWRLSGLTYVLNLFDRVERKGDDRGGPMTFGDGLSPAHPLFAGA comes from the coding sequence ATGTCTGACGGCGCCATCGCGGCCCTGATCGCCAAAGCGCGCCTTGGTGAACTGGTGGCCGAATATGGCCGGCTCATCGACTGGCTCGACTGGGACCGGCTTGGCGACGTGTTCTGGCCGGAATCGATGTTCGACTTCGGCATGTTCAAGGGCGATTTCGGTGAATACCGCAAGTTCGTGGCTGAACTGGAGGAGGGCTATTCGCGCCGCCTCCACATGTTCGCCATGCCCGCGATCACGCTGACGGGAGAGCAGGCGCGGATCGATGCGGGCTGCGTGATCGTCTGCCGCACGGACGATCCTGCGCCGGGCATCGACGATACGTTCTGGGGGCGCTACCTTTTCACCGCCGAATGCCGGGCCGGGGAATGGCGTCTTTCGGGGCTGACTTACGTGCTGAACCTGTTCGACCGCGTGGAGCGGAAGGGCGACGACAGGGGCGGGCCGATGACGTTCGGCGATGGCCTGTCCCCGGCGCATCCGCTGTTTGCAGGAGCGTAG
- a CDS encoding NADP-dependent oxidoreductase: MMNRRIVLDSRPTGVPSPDNFRIEEVRLPEIGEGQVLLENRVFAIDPAVRGMLDDVKSYLPPVQIGALIPTMVLGRVVQSRHPDFREGDYGRAFIGWETHSVISPGSVGFENVRVADDLPLTAYMGACGWSGITAYVGLKRYGEMREGDEVLMSAAAGAVGSVGGQIARLSGCRVVGTVGSDAKARHITEDLGMHGAINYRDCEDLDAEIARHFPDGIDLYFDNVGGVTLDTVLPRMKGFGRIPVCGMIANYNHQTDPYRLKNMWQVLVNRITMRGFLAYEAADMLHEAEDALANWVRSGQLIATENVATGLEATPDAFIRLMSGETTGKTLVRLDDAVSTLSDWKAAAHV, encoded by the coding sequence ATGATGAACCGCCGCATAGTGCTGGATTCGCGTCCCACCGGGGTGCCTTCCCCCGATAATTTCCGCATCGAGGAAGTTCGGCTGCCGGAAATCGGGGAAGGGCAGGTCCTCCTCGAAAACCGGGTATTCGCCATCGATCCGGCGGTGCGCGGGATGCTCGACGACGTGAAGAGCTACCTGCCGCCGGTGCAGATCGGCGCCCTGATCCCGACGATGGTGCTGGGCCGCGTGGTCCAGTCGCGCCACCCCGATTTCCGCGAGGGCGATTACGGTCGCGCTTTCATCGGCTGGGAAACGCATTCGGTGATTTCGCCCGGCAGCGTCGGCTTCGAGAACGTGCGGGTGGCCGATGACCTGCCGCTCACCGCCTACATGGGCGCCTGCGGCTGGTCCGGCATCACCGCCTATGTCGGTCTCAAGCGTTACGGCGAAATGCGTGAGGGCGACGAAGTGCTGATGAGCGCGGCGGCGGGCGCGGTGGGATCGGTCGGCGGGCAGATCGCCCGGCTTTCGGGCTGCCGCGTGGTCGGCACGGTGGGCTCCGACGCCAAGGCGCGCCACATCACCGAAGACCTCGGCATGCACGGCGCCATCAATTACCGGGACTGCGAGGACCTGGATGCCGAGATCGCCCGGCACTTCCCCGATGGCATCGACCTTTATTTCGACAATGTCGGCGGGGTCACGCTCGATACCGTGTTGCCGCGCATGAAGGGGTTCGGGCGTATTCCGGTCTGCGGGATGATCGCCAACTACAACCACCAGACCGACCCCTACCGCCTGAAGAACATGTGGCAGGTGCTGGTGAACCGCATCACCATGCGCGGTTTCCTAGCCTACGAAGCCGCGGACATGCTGCATGAGGCGGAGGATGCGCTGGCGAACTGGGTGCGCTCGGGCCAGCTCATCGCCACCGAGAACGTCGCCACGGGGCTTGAGGCGACGCCGGATGCCTTCATCCGCCTGATGTCGGGTGAAACCACCGGCAAGACGCTGGTGCGCCTCGACGATGCCGTATCGACCCTTTCCGACTGGAAGGCGGCCGCGCATGTCTGA
- a CDS encoding putative quinol monooxygenase: MIVLAGHLKTAPEFVEELADALRSLVETTLKEDGCLGYHFALDSREDGTVLVYERWRDEEALAVHLGQPAVQALLGGWADRIDTAGVRKFDAINERSFAD; the protein is encoded by the coding sequence ATGATCGTGCTTGCCGGACACCTGAAGACCGCGCCCGAATTCGTCGAGGAACTTGCCGATGCGCTGCGTTCGCTGGTCGAGACGACGCTGAAGGAAGACGGCTGCCTGGGCTACCACTTCGCCCTCGACAGCCGCGAGGACGGCACCGTGCTCGTCTATGAACGCTGGCGCGACGAGGAAGCGTTGGCGGTGCATCTGGGCCAGCCTGCGGTGCAGGCGCTGCTGGGCGGCTGGGCCGACCGGATCGACACGGCCGGCGTGCGCAAGTTCGACGCCATCAACGAGCGCAGCTTCGCAGACTGA